A region of the Bacteroidota bacterium genome:
TAAAATCTCCATTTCGGCTTAATTTCATCAGTATTACAGCAAAAATCATTCTATGCGCAACACCTTTACCACCTTTTTTATCTTTTGCGGCCTAACCCTCGCTGCACAGCCCAATTTAGGCGTTCAACTCCGAACTTCAGGTTTTAATGAACCGCTCGACATTGTACATGCCGGCGACTCAAGATTATTCATCGTTGAGCGTGGTGGAACAATAAAAATTTTATACAGCGACAATTCCGTTGCAACCTTCCTCGATATTACTACGATAGTCGGCTCAACCGGCGGTGAACAGGGCCTTTTGGGGCTTGCCTTTCACCCGGATTATGCTTCAAATGGGTATTTCTATGTGAATTATACCGACTTAGCCGGCGATACCCATATTTCTCGTTTTAGTCGCTCCATTGGTGATTCCGAAAGTGCTGATCCTGCTTCAGAGCTCAATTTATTGTTTATGGACCAACCGGCATCTAATCATAACGGCGGCGATTTAAATTTTGGACCGGATGGATATTTATACATTTCAATGGGCGATGGGGGTGGAGCCGGACATAACCGTTCACAGGACATCACGGATAATAAATTGGGAAAAATTTTGCGCATTAATGTAGATGAGGGTATTCCCTATGCCATTCCGGAGGATAATCATTTTGTTGATGCCATTGGCGACGATGAAATTTGGGCTATGGGTTTGCGCAACCCGTGGAGGAGTAATTTCGACCGATTAACCGGTGACCTCTGGATTGCAGATGTAGGCGCAGATAGTTGGGAAGAAATAAATTTTATTGCTCATGATACTGCCGAATTTATGAACTTCGGATGGAAATGTTACGAAGGAAATATGTTGCGTGAAGGTACTTTATGCGATACCATTGTGCCTGATTTCGACTTCCCGGTTTTTGTTTATCCGCATGATATTAATGATGGCGGATTTGCTATTACTGGAGGATATGTTTATCGTGGCACAACATTCCCCGAATTATACGGTAAATATATTTTTTGCGATTATATCAGTGGCAATTTCTGGACATTAGAACCGGATGGTGCCGGCGGATTTATTAATACATTTTATGATTATATCATTGATCATATTACTTCCTTTGGTGAAGATGTAAATGGCGAAATTTTTGCCTGCGTAAATGAAACAGGAAATATTTATCAGGTTGTAGATTTATGTAATGCGTTCAGTGCAAATTTTACTGTTACCAACGCAAATGCACCAACAATAAATAATGGAGCAATTAATTTAAATGTTATTGGCGGAACTGCTCCGTATAATTTTATCTGGAGCAATGGCGCAACAACTGAAGATATTTCCGGATTAAATGCTGGCACTTATGCAGTGACAATTACCGATAACGAAGGATGTACTTTTACCGATAGTGTAATCGTAGAAAATAATTGTCAAGCCGCAACAGGAATAACATCTACCCCAACCGCAACTACAGTATTTATTAATTGGGATGATGTTGGTGCAACAGGATATCGTGTATTATACAAACCGGTTGGTCCGGGAGCATTTACACAAATAAATACACCTGTTTCTTCAATTACTATTTCCGGATTATCACCATCAACTGCATATACATTTAAAATAAGAAATAAATGTCCCGGCGCACCCGGAAGTTTTACCGCAAATGGAAATTTTATAACAGCACCACTAAAGGAAGGGGAATTTGCTGAAACAATTAATATCTATCCAAACCCAAATTCAGGTTTATTTACACTAAGTGGAATCAATAATATAACGGATGTAACGGTAATCGATTTACAGGGAAAATTGCTTGGAACTTACCAAACAACCTCTGATGGTTATCTTGACCTAAATAATATACCGAATGGTATTTATTGTTTGTATTTGCCTGATTATCAGCAATTTATATCATTAATCATCATCAAATAACAATTTATAATTTTAACATATGCAAAAAATTATAAGCAGTTTACAATTTATTAACCATTGATAAAAAATGAAAATTCATCAAATAAATTAGGATTTCAACAGGCTTAAGTTTAGATTTAACATCTAAAACCTACTCAAATGAAAAAATTATTTTTACTCATTTCTTTTTGTTTTGTGTTTATGGCAGCAAAGGCCACTATTCACATAATAAATGTTTCCAATTTTGTATTCAGTCCAAATGCGTTAACAGTAAATTGTAATGATACCATTCAATTTCATCGCGTTAACGGTACACATCCTGTTGTTTCTGAAACCGCTGCCTGGACCACCTTTACCATGAGTGGTGCGTTAATAAACCAGAATATTGTTTTAACCACAGCAGGAACCTACGCTTATTATTGCGATTTTCATGGTGGTGCAGGAGGAACAGGAATGGCCGGTACTATAACAGTTACCTGTGCACCGCCAACCTGTGCAACACCAACCGGTGTAACAAGCACAATGATAACTTCTACATCTGCTAAAATATCATGGAGTGCAGTTGCAGGAGCTACAAAATATCAAATTCAATATCGCCCTGTAGGCACGCCAACATGGCTGAAAAAAAATGCAACAACTACAAACAAAACATTAGTTGGGTTATCACCTGCAACTACCTATCAATACAAAGTAAAAACAATTTGTGCGTTGGGTAGCAGCCCGTTTTCCGCAACACAAACGTTTACAACATTAGTGCTTAAAACTGATGACAGTGGAACAAATTCCGAAGCACCTGCGCAAGAAGAACACGTAACACAAATGGGTGTATATCCAAATCCAAATTCAGGTGAATTTCAGGTGGTCATGATGCACGTGCATGAAGATGATGTGCGCATTAAAGTATATGATATGACCGGTAAATTAATTCTGGAACAACCGGTTACATTAATGGATATGGACTTTGTTGAAAATATAAAATTGCCTGATGGATTTAAAGGTAATGCAATTGTAAAAGTTACTGTCAACGGAAAAGATTATACCAAAGATATTTTAGTGCAATAATTAATTATTAATTTATTTTTAAGGGGTTGATTTAAATATTAACCCCTTTTTTATTTTTCATCATGCCCGCTAAAATTTTCCTGCTAAAGCTTCAGTTCAGGGCCTGTTTTTTCATCAAAACCGCAAAATATTTGTTTTTTTCAAATATGATTGCTTATCTTCGGTTTACTAATTCTTTTCAGGAGATACAACACACTGTAAACTTTTAATCATTAACATTTAAATTTATTGTATGCAAAACAAATTACGCAAATTGCTGACCATTGCAGCTTTGGGTTTGAGCACCGCTATGTATGCTCAGCCTGTACTTGATCTGGAAGTGTTGCCTTCGCCCGGGTTTAATTCGCCGGTTGATATTGCCAACGCTGGTGACAGCCGTTTATTTATTGTTGAACAAGATGGATATATCCGTATTTTAAATACCGATGGAACTTCTTCTTTATTTTTAGATATCGATTCCAAGGTAAAATCTTCCGGCAGCGAACAGGGTTTATTAGGCCTCGCATTCGACCCGAATTATGCCGTAAACGGATATTTTTATGTGAACTATACCAATAATACCGGCACCGGAAATACAGTAATTGCACGTTATACCAGAAACGCAGTTAATCCGAATATTGCTGATGTGGCAAGTGAAGTTATTTTATTATCTATTGTTCAACCATTCACAAATCATAATGGTGGTAATTTAGAATTTGGTCCTGACGGATATTTATATATTGGAACAGGTGATGGTGGAAGTGGTGGTGACCCGGGCAATCGTGCACAGGATATTACCGACCAAAAATTGGGTAAAATGTTACGCATCGATGTGAGCACAGTGCCTTATTCAATACCAGCCGATAATCCATTTGTTGGAATTACCGGAGATGACGAAATTTATCAATATGGTTTACGTAATCCATGGCGTTTTACGTTCGACAGATTAACCGGCGATTTATGGATCGGTGATGTTGGACAAGGTGCTTGGGAAGAAGTTGATTTTCATCAGGCCGGTTCACCTGCAGGTGAAAACTGGGGCTGGCGTTGTTATGAAGGAAATTCAACTTACA
Encoded here:
- a CDS encoding PQQ-dependent sugar dehydrogenase, whose protein sequence is MRNTFTTFFIFCGLTLAAQPNLGVQLRTSGFNEPLDIVHAGDSRLFIVERGGTIKILYSDNSVATFLDITTIVGSTGGEQGLLGLAFHPDYASNGYFYVNYTDLAGDTHISRFSRSIGDSESADPASELNLLFMDQPASNHNGGDLNFGPDGYLYISMGDGGGAGHNRSQDITDNKLGKILRINVDEGIPYAIPEDNHFVDAIGDDEIWAMGLRNPWRSNFDRLTGDLWIADVGADSWEEINFIAHDTAEFMNFGWKCYEGNMLREGTLCDTIVPDFDFPVFVYPHDINDGGFAITGGYVYRGTTFPELYGKYIFCDYISGNFWTLEPDGAGGFINTFYDYIIDHITSFGEDVNGEIFACVNETGNIYQVVDLCNAFSANFTVTNANAPTINNGAINLNVIGGTAPYNFIWSNGATTEDISGLNAGTYAVTITDNEGCTFTDSVIVENNCQAATGITSTPTATTVFINWDDVGATGYRVLYKPVGPGAFTQINTPVSSITISGLSPSTAYTFKIRNKCPGAPGSFTANGNFITAPLKEGEFAETINIYPNPNSGLFTLSGINNITDVTVIDLQGKLLGTYQTTSDGYLDLNNIPNGIYCLYLPDYQQFISLIIIK
- a CDS encoding fibronectin type III domain-containing protein; amino-acid sequence: MKKLFLLISFCFVFMAAKATIHIINVSNFVFSPNALTVNCNDTIQFHRVNGTHPVVSETAAWTTFTMSGALINQNIVLTTAGTYAYYCDFHGGAGGTGMAGTITVTCAPPTCATPTGVTSTMITSTSAKISWSAVAGATKYQIQYRPVGTPTWLKKNATTTNKTLVGLSPATTYQYKVKTICALGSSPFSATQTFTTLVLKTDDSGTNSEAPAQEEHVTQMGVYPNPNSGEFQVVMMHVHEDDVRIKVYDMTGKLILEQPVTLMDMDFVENIKLPDGFKGNAIVKVTVNGKDYTKDILVQ